The proteins below come from a single Dendropsophus ebraccatus isolate aDenEbr1 chromosome 15, aDenEbr1.pat, whole genome shotgun sequence genomic window:
- the POLR1C gene encoding DNA-directed RNA polymerases I and III subunit RPAC1, producing the protein MADTVREMRSRVLLGEYGTRNVHSTDFPGNYPGYDDSWDQGRFEQNFRVEIMKMEDDTLEFDMVGIDAALANAFRRILLAEVPTMAVEKVYVYKNTSIIQDEILAHRLGLLPIRSDPRLFEYRNSGDLEGTDIDTLQFELNVRCSRNPRSSKDSSDPNELYLDHRVYTSHVKWLPQGNQADLFPENDPPRPVHPDILIALLRPGQEIHVIMHCVKGIGKDHAKFSPVATASYRLLPEITLLRPIEGELAERLQRCFSPGVIAVDNVNGQKVARLENARLDTGSREIFRHDDLKTLVKMGRVRDHFIFSVESTGILTPDTLLREAIKVLMGKCRRFLEELDAANMD; encoded by the exons ATGGCGGACACCGTGAGGGAGATGAGAAGCCGCGTGCTGCTCGGGGAGTACGGGACCCGCAAC gtaCACAGCACGGACTTTCCTGGAAATTACCCTGGATATGATGACAGCTGGGACCAGGGCAGGTTTGAGCAG AATTTTCGGGTGGAAATCATGAAGATGGAGGACGACACCCTGGAGTTTGATATGGTTGGGATCGATGCTGCTCTGGCAAATGCATTCAGGCGTATCCTGCTGGCGGAG GTTCCCACGATGGCTGTAGAAAAGGTCTATGTGTATAAGAATACGTCCATCATCCAGGATGAGATCCTCGCCCACCGCCTTGGGCTCCTCCCCATCCGCTCAGACCCCCGACTCTTCGAGTATCGCAACTCTG GTGATTTGGAGGGCACAGACATTGACACGCTGCAGTTTGAGCTGAATGTCCGTTGCTCCCGTAACCCTCGATCCTCCAAGGATTCCTCCGACCCCAATGAGCTTTACCTGGACCACAGAG tgtACACCAGTCATGTAAAGTGGCTTCCACAAGGCAACCAGGCCGACCTGTTCCCAGAGAACGACCCTCCACGGCCCGTGCACCCCGACATCCTGATCGCTCTGCTGCGCCCCGGCCAGGAGATCCATGTCATCATGCATTGTGTAAAAGGCATCG GGAAGGATCACGCCAAGTTCTCTCCAGTTGCCACGGCGAGTTACCGCCTCCTGCCGGAGATCACACTACTGCGCCCCATAGAGGGGGAACTGGCAGAAAGACTGCAGCGCTGCTTCTCCCCCGGGGTGATTGCTGTGGACAATGTGAACG GTCAGAAGGTTGCACGCTTGGAGAATGCGCGGCTGGACACGGGCAGTAGAGAGATTTTCCGCCATGATGATCTGAAAACCCTGGTGAAGATGGGACGAGTGCGGGATCATTTCATCT TTTCTGTAGAGTCTACGGGAATCCTGACACCGGACACGCTGCTTCGAGAGGCCATCAAGGTCTTGATGGGGAAATGTCGCCGCTTCTTGGAAGAGTTGGACGCTGCTAATATGGACTGA